The following nucleotide sequence is from Desulfovibrio aminophilus DSM 12254.
CCACGATGGTCACGCCGTCGAGGTGGTCGATCTCGTGCTGGAGGATCACGGCCAGCAGGCCCTCGGCCCGGATGCGGACATCCTGGCCGTTCTCGTCCTGGGCCTTGACCGTGACGGTCTCCTTGCGCTTGATCTTGGTGCTGAAGGCGGGCACGGAGAGGCAGGACTCCTCGGACTCCTTCACCCCCTCGCCCTCCACGATCTCGGGATTGACCAGGATGCGCAGGGCCTTGCGCTCCTTGGGCCCGGTGTCGTCCACGGTGATGAGCCGGATGCCCTCGCCGATCTGGGGCGCGGCCAGGCCCACGCCGTCCTTCTCGTACATGGTTTCGACCATGTGGCCGATGAGTTCGCGCAGCTCGGGCGTGATCTCCGCCACCCGGGCGCACTTCTCGCCCAGGCGCGGGTCGGGGTATTTGA
It contains:
- the def gene encoding peptide deformylase → MLLEIVKYPDPRLGEKCARVAEITPELRELIGHMVETMYEKDGVGLAAPQIGEGIRLITVDDTGPKERKALRILVNPEIVEGEGVKESEESCLSVPAFSTKIKRKETVTVKAQDENGQDVRIRAEGLLAVILQHEIDHLDGVTIVDHAGRLKRALYDKKIAKWRKNREQAQA